Part of the Mycolicibacterium mageritense genome is shown below.
CGAGCAGACCTATCGCGCCGCGGCCGCCGCCGACCGGGTGAGCGCGGACATCCCGGTGAATCACTCGCCACGGTTCGCGCCGGTGATCCAGCCGACGTTGGACACCGGCACGCAAGCGCTCGTGGTGGCCGCGCTCAGCTGGCTTTAGCCTGCAGGTGTTCGCCGAAGAACGCGAACACCCGCGCCCACGCGTCGGACGTTGCCGCCTCGTTGTACCCGAAGCCCGCGATGCGCAGAAGTGGTTGGGCCGGAAGCTGATTGGCGAAACTGTGCCCGGCATCGGGATACACCTTGATGTCGGCCGGGATGTTCTTGGCCTCGACGATCTTCCGCAGCCGTTTCGGCGCGCCGATACCGGCCGGGTCACGGCGGCCGAAGCTCGCGACGATGGGGCACGACGCGTCGAGGGTTTCGTCGAGATGGCGGGGCAGCGGCGTGCCGTAGAACGGTGCTGCCGCGGCGAACCCCCTTGGCCCCATGATCAGGGCGAACTGACCGCCCATGCAGAATCCGGCGATGCCGACCGTCCCCGTGCAGTCGGGCAGCGACCGCAGATGATCGCGTGCGGCCAGGATGTCGTCGAGGGCCGTGCCGCGCTGGGTCAGCAGGTCGCGGAACACGCGCGTGATGCAGCGCGCGCGACCGCCCCGCGCAAACAGGTTGGGCGTGATCGCCAGGTAGCCGGCCCCGGCGATGCGCGCCGAGGTCGCCTCGTTGTCGGGGCCGTAACCGATCGCATCGTGGATGACCACGACGCCGGGCCACGGCCCGGAGCCTTCGGGGGTGTCCAGGAGCGCGTCGATCGGGCCGTCTGGGGTGGCGAGTGAAATCGTGGACACGTCCCCGAATGTAGCGGCTCGGGGTGGCCGCTCGCTGGGCTCAGGTGCCGCAGAACGTGCGGTACGTGCCGAAGTCCTCGGGTGCCGGGGCCGCGTAGGCGTCGAGGCCTGGCCGTTCGTCGTATGGGGCGGCCAGCGCGGCCATCAGTTTGCGCAGCGGTTCCAGCTCACCGGACGTGGCCGCGCTCAGGGCTTCCTCGACCAGGTGATTGCGCGGGATGTAGATCGGGTTGACGCGGTCCATCGCGTCGGCGTCGGGGCCCAGCGCGCGCCACCGCGCCTGCCACTCGTCGAACTCACGGGGGAGTTCGGTTCCGCCGCGTGCGGCGCGGGCGAGGGTCCGGAAGAACGACGTGTAGTCGATCCGGTTCTGCTGCAACAACACCAGCAGGCCATCGATCAGCGGACGGGCTGCCGCGCGGTCGACATCGCCCGTCAGGCCGAGCTTGGCGCGCATGCCCGCCGTCCAGGCATCGTCGAACTGGGCGCGGAACTCGCCGAGTGACTCGGTCGCGAGTGCCACCGCGGCTTCGGCGTCGTCGGAGATGAGTGGCAGCAGGGTTTCGGCGAACCGGGCCAGGTTCCACTCGGCCACCGCGGGTTGATTGCCGTAGGCATAGCGCCCGCCGTGATCGATCGAGCTGAAAACCGTTGCCGGATCATAGCTTTCCATGAAGGCGCACGGTCCGTAGTCGATGGTCTCGCCGGATATGGTCATGTTGTCGGTGTTCATCACACCGTGTATGAAGCCGACGTGCAGCCAGCGGGCCACCAGCGCGGCCTGTGCCGACACCACCGCGTCGAACAGCGCGAGGTACGGATTGTCGGCGTCCGCCGCCCGTGGGTGGTGCCGGGCGATCGCGTGGTCGGCAAGCCGCCGCAACAACTCGAAATCGCCTGCAGCTCGGCCATATTGGAAAGCGTATTGGAAGCTGCCGACGCGTAGGTGGCTCGCGGCGACCCGGGCCAGCACCGCTCCGGGCTCCTGGGTCTCGCGCCACACCCCGCGGCCGGTGGCCACCACGGCCAGCGCCCGCGTGGTGGGTATGCCCATGGCGTGCATCGCCTCGCTGACGATGTACTCGCGCAGCATCGGTCCCACGACGGCAAGACCGTCGCCGCCGCGGGCGAACGGGGTGCGTCCGGAACCCTTCAGGTGCAGGTCACGGAGGCGCCCTTCGGTGTCGGTCAGCTCGCCGAGCAGCAGGGCGCGCCCGTCGCCGAGGCGCGGGACGTACCCGCCGAACTGATGTCCGGCGTAGGCCTGCGCGACGGGCGTGGCGTCGCCGGGCACGACCGTGCCGAGCAGCAGACCCAGCCCGTCGGGGCCACGCAGCCAGTCGGGATCGAGGCCCAGCTCGGCGGCCAGCGGTTCGTTGAGCACGAGCAACCCCGGATCCGGCGCGGCCTCGGCCCGCCACGGAATGGCCAGTTCG
Proteins encoded:
- a CDS encoding protein adenylyltransferase SelO: MSVTPETTVRLDDRFARELPELAIPWRAEAAPDPGLLVLNEPLAAELGLDPDWLRGPDGLGLLLGTVVPGDATPVAQAYAGHQFGGYVPRLGDGRALLLGELTDTEGRLRDLHLKGSGRTPFARGGDGLAVVGPMLREYIVSEAMHAMGIPTTRALAVVATGRGVWRETQEPGAVLARVAASHLRVGSFQYAFQYGRAAGDFELLRRLADHAIARHHPRAADADNPYLALFDAVVSAQAALVARWLHVGFIHGVMNTDNMTISGETIDYGPCAFMESYDPATVFSSIDHGGRYAYGNQPAVAEWNLARFAETLLPLISDDAEAAVALATESLGEFRAQFDDAWTAGMRAKLGLTGDVDRAAARPLIDGLLVLLQQNRIDYTSFFRTLARAARGGTELPREFDEWQARWRALGPDADAMDRVNPIYIPRNHLVEEALSAATSGELEPLRKLMAALAAPYDERPGLDAYAAPAPEDFGTYRTFCGT
- a CDS encoding dienelactone hydrolase family protein, producing the protein MSTISLATPDGPIDALLDTPEGSGPWPGVVVIHDAIGYGPDNEATSARIAGAGYLAITPNLFARGGRARCITRVFRDLLTQRGTALDDILAARDHLRSLPDCTGTVGIAGFCMGGQFALIMGPRGFAAAAPFYGTPLPRHLDETLDASCPIVASFGRRDPAGIGAPKRLRKIVEAKNIPADIKVYPDAGHSFANQLPAQPLLRIAGFGYNEAATSDAWARVFAFFGEHLQAKAS